From a single Planctellipticum variicoloris genomic region:
- the flgK gene encoding flagellar hook-associated protein FlgK → MSLNSALAIASSSLDLFSLGIQVAGNNINNSTTPGYVREKLIIQATPPSKSAGVLVGTGALAYGVKLQLDKFLEARIHVANTSVGLSSTRSGVYQQLQSALQTLGEGDLSNQFNTLMGQLQSVVNQPENASLRTAFVESGEQFATAVTQLRLKLTDLQNSQNDQLKSRVDEANTLIQKIKTLNPQIGQLEANGLGRNDAGALRVERMNAINRLSELMPIRAIERPSGSVDLYSGSDYLLLDGQVQKLNLFVDTRENGLQGLQVQLSQTRSILTTGGGEIRGTIEGRDKILGGFVTQLDEWAGAFINEFNKIHASGEGVAKFTDVTGVTHLYDSTSPLSTAGLPFPPKHGSFEIKTVNQATGITETAQIGIDLDGIGTDTSLTDLKNAIDAVPNLTATITTDGRLRIASAAGYEFSFSNDTSGVLASLGINTFFTGSSSGDIGVNQVVVDDPRYLATGRGGGPSDNSNAVALAQLPDVKHSSLGGSTLPQFFEQITGGIVQGAAAEDALAQGSENFRSSLTTQREQTSGVSLDEETIIMMQLQRNYQAAARIVTTVDQLLSTLLQI, encoded by the coding sequence GTGTCACTCAACAGCGCACTCGCGATCGCCTCCAGCTCGCTGGATCTGTTCTCGCTCGGCATTCAGGTCGCCGGGAACAATATCAACAATTCCACGACGCCGGGGTATGTCCGCGAAAAGCTCATCATCCAGGCCACGCCGCCGTCCAAATCGGCGGGCGTGCTCGTCGGCACCGGCGCGCTGGCCTACGGGGTCAAGCTGCAGCTCGATAAGTTCCTGGAAGCCCGCATCCACGTCGCCAACACGTCGGTCGGTCTCTCGTCGACGCGGAGCGGCGTTTATCAGCAGTTGCAGAGCGCCCTGCAGACGCTGGGCGAAGGGGACCTTTCGAACCAGTTCAATACGCTGATGGGGCAGTTGCAGTCGGTCGTCAACCAGCCGGAGAACGCGTCGCTCCGAACGGCGTTCGTCGAATCCGGCGAGCAGTTCGCCACGGCGGTGACGCAGCTCCGGCTCAAACTGACCGATCTGCAGAATTCGCAGAACGATCAGCTCAAGTCGCGTGTCGATGAAGCCAACACCCTCATTCAGAAGATCAAGACGCTCAATCCCCAGATCGGGCAGCTCGAAGCCAACGGTCTCGGCAGGAACGACGCCGGGGCGCTCCGGGTCGAGCGGATGAACGCCATCAATCGCCTGTCGGAGCTGATGCCGATCCGGGCCATCGAACGTCCGTCCGGGTCGGTGGATCTCTATTCCGGATCGGACTATCTGTTGCTCGACGGTCAGGTCCAGAAGCTGAATCTCTTCGTGGACACCCGCGAGAACGGACTGCAGGGGCTGCAGGTCCAGCTTTCACAGACGCGCAGCATCCTCACGACCGGCGGCGGCGAGATCCGCGGCACCATCGAAGGGCGCGACAAGATCCTGGGCGGGTTTGTAACGCAGCTCGACGAGTGGGCCGGCGCTTTCATCAACGAGTTCAACAAGATCCATGCCTCCGGCGAGGGCGTTGCGAAGTTCACGGACGTCACGGGTGTGACGCATCTCTACGACTCGACGTCGCCCCTCAGTACGGCGGGGCTCCCGTTTCCGCCGAAACACGGCAGCTTCGAGATTAAGACGGTCAATCAGGCGACTGGAATCACCGAGACCGCCCAGATCGGCATCGATCTGGACGGCATCGGGACCGATACGTCGCTGACCGATCTTAAGAACGCGATCGACGCCGTTCCGAACCTGACGGCGACGATCACGACCGACGGGCGGCTGCGGATCGCGAGCGCGGCGGGGTATGAGTTCAGTTTTTCGAACGACACCAGCGGCGTGCTGGCGTCGCTGGGGATCAACACGTTCTTCACCGGGAGCAGTTCGGGGGACATCGGGGTCAATCAGGTCGTCGTCGATGACCCTCGCTACCTTGCAACGGGTCGGGGAGGGGGGCCGTCCGACAACTCCAACGCGGTGGCGCTGGCTCAGTTGCCCGATGTGAAGCACAGCTCGCTGGGGGGGAGCACGCTGCCCCAGTTCTTCGAGCAGATCACCGGCGGAATCGTGCAGGGCGCCGCCGCGGAGGACGCTCTGGCGCAGGGATCGGAGAACTTCCGCAGCTCGCTGACGACGCAGCGGGAGCAGACTTCGGGGGTCAGTCTCGACGAAGAGACGATCATCATGATGCAGCTCCAGCGCAACTATCAGGCGGCGGCGCGGATTGTGACGACCGTGGACCAGCTCCTGAGCACGCTGCTGCAGATCTGA
- the flgN gene encoding flagellar export chaperone FlgN produces the protein MRLCEEIARFVDVFAATQQELLTLLQEKRRVLVAADAVRLAELNASELKLTTRLEALVVWRSRLLEASGALGCRGESLSEVLTELSDPQAVDLRVRLPQLQQLSVALRQEAWIQWVISQRCERHYAEMVDVIARGGQTAPTYEERPASNSNGGAVLDAAV, from the coding sequence ATGCGACTTTGCGAGGAAATCGCGCGCTTCGTCGACGTCTTCGCGGCGACGCAGCAGGAGCTGCTGACGCTGCTGCAGGAGAAGCGGCGGGTGCTGGTCGCCGCCGACGCCGTCCGCCTGGCGGAGCTGAATGCCTCCGAGCTGAAGCTGACGACGCGCCTGGAGGCGCTGGTCGTCTGGCGGAGCCGTCTGCTCGAGGCCAGCGGAGCGCTGGGGTGCCGGGGCGAGTCGCTGTCGGAAGTGCTGACGGAGCTCAGCGACCCGCAGGCGGTCGACCTGCGCGTCCGGTTGCCGCAGTTGCAGCAGCTTTCGGTCGCGTTGCGGCAGGAAGCCTGGATCCAGTGGGTCATCAGCCAGCGCTGCGAACGGCACTATGCGGAGATGGTCGACGTGATTGCGCGGGGCGGCCAGACTGCTCCGACTTACGAGGAACGACCCGCCAGCAATTCGAATGGCGGCGCCGTCCTCGACGCAGCCGTCTGA
- a CDS encoding rod-binding protein — protein sequence MSSLSSLTTLTSQAQSGAGAIDNDKLREAFSKSVGEVFYTQMLKSLRQTAGKPAYLHGGEAEDMFESQLDQVLAEKMAARNGDQLTGELFERFSAGLRAYKPELTSSSADSTPSAKSPLPSQTTPAEQLSQLSRQSQAAADGAGITTVTPASFPSFRR from the coding sequence ATGAGTTCGCTGTCGTCCCTGACAACTCTGACCTCGCAGGCCCAGTCGGGCGCCGGCGCGATCGACAACGACAAGCTGCGCGAAGCGTTCTCCAAATCGGTCGGCGAAGTCTTCTATACGCAGATGCTCAAGTCGCTGCGGCAGACGGCAGGGAAGCCCGCCTATCTGCACGGCGGCGAAGCCGAAGACATGTTCGAGAGCCAGCTCGACCAGGTGCTGGCGGAGAAGATGGCGGCCCGCAACGGGGACCAGTTGACCGGCGAGCTGTTCGAACGCTTCTCCGCCGGGCTGCGGGCCTATAAACCCGAACTCACTTCCAGCTCCGCAGACTCGACCCCGTCCGCAAAGTCGCCCCTCCCGAGCCAGACCACCCCCGCCGAACAGCTTTCGCAACTGTCACGCCAGTCACAAGCTGCGGCCGACGGCGCCGGAATCACAACCGTCACGCCAGCGTCATTCCCGTCCTTCCGAAGATAA
- a CDS encoding flagellar basal body P-ring protein FlgI, giving the protein MIRRSILGAVVLLLACLPQEAFARVRLEHICSVQGQQEVRLTGFGLVIGLPGTGDGAKNAPTVRALRAALTRMKYPIADGEIKNADNVAVVMVEATIPRTGLRRGQKIDCHVSAIGGAKSLRGGRLLSTPLTTAAVRSETAVGLAGGGITLEDPVRATVGKIALGVDLMTDVTALFVSQQAENPVVTLLIDPNHASFWTSSEIARVVNSEFSFESSGAELARPVGPAAVEVRIPEQYRKSTVDFVAQILETAIDLPHTQARVILNSKTGTVIVTGEVELSPVVISHKSFSIEVEGDAPLPGASGPFVAMMEGSGRQSPQQFKQLVDALNQLRVPTDDIIAIIRELHATGKLHAELVER; this is encoded by the coding sequence ATGATCCGCCGGAGCATCCTTGGTGCGGTGGTCCTGCTGCTGGCTTGCCTGCCGCAGGAGGCATTCGCGCGCGTCCGGCTCGAACATATCTGCTCCGTCCAGGGGCAGCAGGAGGTTCGTCTGACCGGGTTCGGGCTGGTGATCGGCCTGCCGGGGACCGGCGACGGCGCGAAGAACGCTCCAACCGTTCGCGCTTTGCGCGCCGCGCTGACGCGGATGAAATATCCCATCGCCGACGGGGAGATCAAGAACGCCGACAACGTGGCCGTGGTGATGGTGGAAGCCACGATTCCCCGGACGGGGCTGCGTCGCGGCCAGAAGATCGATTGCCATGTCAGCGCGATCGGGGGCGCGAAGAGCCTTCGCGGCGGCCGGCTGCTGTCCACGCCGCTGACGACCGCCGCGGTCCGCAGCGAGACCGCGGTCGGTCTCGCCGGGGGAGGCATCACTCTGGAAGACCCGGTCCGGGCGACGGTCGGCAAGATCGCGCTCGGCGTCGACCTGATGACCGATGTCACGGCGCTGTTCGTCAGCCAGCAGGCGGAGAACCCGGTCGTCACGCTGCTGATCGACCCCAATCACGCCAGCTTCTGGACGTCGAGCGAAATCGCCCGCGTGGTGAACAGCGAGTTCTCGTTCGAATCGTCCGGCGCCGAGCTCGCCCGGCCGGTCGGTCCCGCCGCCGTCGAAGTGCGCATTCCCGAGCAGTACCGGAAGTCGACCGTCGACTTCGTTGCGCAGATTCTGGAGACGGCGATCGATCTCCCCCACACGCAGGCCCGCGTGATCCTCAACAGCAAGACCGGGACGGTGATTGTGACGGGGGAGGTCGAGCTCAGCCCGGTCGTCATCTCGCACAAGAGTTTCAGCATTGAAGTCGAAGGCGACGCGCCTCTTCCCGGTGCGAGCGGTCCGTTCGTGGCCATGATGGAAGGGAGCGGGCGGCAATCCCCGCAGCAGTTCAAGCAGCTCGTCGACGCGCTCAATCAACTGCGCGTGCCGACGGACGACATCATCGCCATCATCCGGGAACTGCACGCCACCGGAAAACTGCACGCCGAGCTTGTGGAACGCTGA
- a CDS encoding flagellar basal body L-ring protein FlgH, translated as MIRLLSLTVLAVVLSGPCPVLAQPGPFIDPQGSPRMQDYSWVYLEPAPPPPQIKVHDIITIEVDEKAEVIVNSRFNRQRNGTYTAQLKEFIRLVNTDGYQKVVPAAASQPTIDATLTNRLQTIGQSTDLEGITYKIGATVVDILPNGTIVLEARKSIRTNQDFFEYRLTGRVDKAKISPTRSARTEDIAELRIERKQRGKVFDSTKVNWGGRILDTLLPF; from the coding sequence ATGATCCGCCTGCTGTCATTGACCGTGCTGGCGGTCGTGCTGTCCGGTCCGTGTCCGGTCCTGGCGCAGCCGGGACCGTTCATCGATCCGCAGGGATCTCCGCGCATGCAGGATTATTCGTGGGTCTACCTGGAGCCGGCCCCCCCTCCGCCGCAGATCAAAGTCCACGACATCATCACGATCGAGGTCGACGAGAAGGCCGAAGTGATCGTCAACTCGCGCTTCAACCGTCAGCGCAACGGCACCTACACGGCGCAGCTCAAAGAGTTCATCCGGCTGGTCAACACCGACGGGTATCAGAAGGTTGTCCCGGCGGCGGCCAGCCAGCCGACGATCGACGCCACGCTGACGAACCGGCTGCAGACGATCGGCCAGTCGACCGACCTGGAAGGGATCACGTACAAGATCGGGGCCACGGTCGTCGACATCCTCCCCAACGGCACGATCGTTCTCGAAGCGCGCAAGTCGATCCGGACGAATCAGGACTTTTTCGAGTACCGGCTGACGGGGCGGGTCGACAAGGCCAAGATCAGCCCGACCCGATCCGCGCGGACGGAAGACATCGCCGAGCTGCGGATCGAGCGCAAGCAGCGCGGCAAAGTGTTCGACAGCACCAAGGTCAACTGGGGCGGGCGGATTCTCGACACGCTTCTGCCGTTCTGA
- the flgA gene encoding flagellar basal body P-ring formation chaperone FlgA, with protein MTPTVPRTILLLLLALGGSLPALPAQGAVVRLKERVEAQGPVIRLADVAEISDVDPQVVARLGAVTLQPATGKAVRVDFDLVRTRLIAHGVNLAEIEFVGQSSVATPVEARPAPRPATPIPQRVTPPVAVKGPSPQERAQAIIRDAFVRRFQSSAQTEDAAYELEVQVRDEDLGAILETQPGAIRFQERALVAGGPQPLTLDIAATSSAAPRQVRVAAWLVMQPRILTVRHALPKDHVLQPLDLQWKKADKDATGISSLAEAVGRATRKAIRPGEVLQAADLTVVALVRGGDIVSVRVSTPGVVVRRQFKAMSGGGLDEVVNLVALDDARDRIQARVTGFHEAELISTGLADAQPGSAAGPVRFVSEAVPTGRGGVQ; from the coding sequence GTGACTCCGACCGTCCCCCGCACGATCCTGCTCCTGCTGCTTGCCCTCGGCGGCTCTCTGCCCGCCCTGCCGGCCCAGGGAGCGGTCGTGCGCCTGAAAGAACGGGTCGAAGCGCAGGGACCGGTGATCCGCCTGGCCGACGTCGCCGAGATCTCGGACGTCGACCCTCAGGTCGTCGCCCGGCTGGGTGCGGTGACGTTGCAGCCCGCCACGGGGAAAGCCGTCCGGGTCGATTTCGACCTGGTCCGCACCCGGCTGATCGCTCACGGCGTGAATCTGGCGGAGATTGAATTCGTCGGCCAGTCGTCGGTGGCGACGCCAGTTGAAGCGCGTCCTGCTCCGCGCCCGGCGACGCCGATTCCGCAGCGCGTGACGCCGCCAGTCGCTGTCAAGGGGCCATCGCCGCAGGAACGGGCTCAGGCGATCATTCGGGACGCGTTCGTCCGTCGTTTTCAAAGCTCCGCGCAAACGGAAGATGCGGCGTACGAGCTGGAAGTTCAGGTCCGCGACGAGGATCTGGGGGCAATTCTGGAGACGCAGCCGGGCGCGATTCGGTTCCAGGAACGGGCGCTCGTGGCGGGCGGTCCGCAGCCGCTGACACTGGACATCGCCGCCACGTCGTCGGCCGCGCCCCGGCAGGTCCGGGTGGCCGCCTGGCTCGTCATGCAGCCCCGCATTCTGACGGTCCGCCACGCCTTGCCCAAAGACCATGTCCTCCAGCCGCTGGATCTGCAGTGGAAGAAGGCCGACAAGGACGCCACCGGGATTTCCAGCCTTGCAGAGGCCGTCGGCCGGGCCACGCGAAAGGCGATCCGTCCAGGGGAAGTCCTGCAGGCCGCCGATCTGACGGTGGTCGCCCTCGTTCGCGGAGGCGACATTGTCTCGGTTCGCGTCTCGACGCCGGGAGTCGTCGTCCGACGTCAGTTCAAGGCGATGTCGGGCGGCGGGCTCGACGAAGTCGTGAATCTGGTGGCGCTGGATGACGCGCGGGACCGGATTCAGGCCCGCGTGACGGGGTTTCATGAGGCGGAGCTGATTTCGACCGGATTGGCCGATGCCCAACCGGGGTCGGCGGCAGGCCCCGTCCGCTTCGTCTCTGAGGCGGTGCCGACCGGTCGGGGAGGCGTCCAATGA
- the flgG gene encoding flagellar basal-body rod protein FlgG, with product MLYRALHSAASGMNAYIFNLDVIANNMANTGTNAFKRSRTNFEDVYYQNFKLPGAQDSLGQRTPLGTALGLGVTVAATQQDFTQGSLLQTGRQLDVAIEGAGFMEVQDVNGPLYTRNGQFALNDNGDLVIGSANRGRRLNPPISIPNDATQISISPEGIVAVLQPGSPNLSQVGQIQLTRFINPEGMMQMGESLYQQSDASGPPLPGQPGQLGLGTIMQNYLEISNTEPVVELVELIKTQRNVELNSQILQASDQLLQLVANIRR from the coding sequence ATGCTCTATCGAGCACTGCATTCCGCCGCATCCGGCATGAATGCGTACATCTTCAACCTGGACGTGATCGCCAACAACATGGCGAACACGGGAACGAACGCGTTCAAGCGATCGCGGACGAACTTCGAAGATGTGTACTACCAGAACTTCAAGCTGCCGGGTGCGCAGGACAGCCTCGGTCAGCGGACCCCCCTGGGAACCGCCCTCGGCCTGGGGGTGACGGTCGCCGCCACGCAGCAGGATTTCACTCAGGGGAGTCTGCTGCAGACCGGTCGGCAGCTCGACGTCGCGATCGAAGGGGCGGGCTTCATGGAAGTCCAGGACGTCAACGGGCCGCTCTACACGCGGAACGGTCAGTTCGCCCTCAACGACAACGGCGACCTCGTCATCGGGTCCGCCAACCGCGGCCGACGGCTCAATCCCCCGATCAGCATTCCCAACGACGCCACGCAGATCTCGATCTCTCCGGAAGGGATCGTCGCAGTTCTCCAGCCGGGCTCCCCCAACCTGTCCCAGGTCGGGCAGATCCAGCTCACCCGCTTCATCAATCCGGAAGGGATGATGCAGATGGGCGAATCCCTGTATCAGCAGTCGGACGCCTCCGGTCCGCCGCTTCCGGGCCAGCCCGGCCAGCTCGGTCTCGGCACCATCATGCAGAACTACCTCGAAATCTCGAACACGGAACCGGTCGTCGAGCTGGTCGAACTCATCAAGACTCAACGCAACGTCGAACTCAACAGTCAGATCCTCCAGGCCTCCGATCAACTGCTGCAGCTCGTCGCCAACATCCGCCGCTGA
- a CDS encoding flagellar hook-basal body protein, which yields MMYGLYLSAQGAEAQSFRQAVVANNMANVGTSSFKRDFAVLRSHLPFDAVHGPENQVPETLLEQTGGLSVEGTVTDFSQGPLRQTGSSFDIALVGDGFFQVTDGNATFLTRDGHLALDSQNALVMADTGYAVLNATGEAFAIPPNYSGLSIGPEGIVSAVTAEGVRAPLGQLGLVQPAVSTDLIKEGRNLYRSLGDVEPALDAQVRQQFLEESGVNPLEETVTLIETNRAFEMNMNMIQMQDDMLMRLLQSATPA from the coding sequence ATGATGTACGGGCTCTATCTCTCTGCGCAGGGCGCCGAGGCGCAGAGCTTTCGTCAGGCGGTGGTCGCCAACAATATGGCGAACGTCGGCACCTCCAGCTTCAAGAGAGACTTCGCCGTCCTGCGGTCGCATCTCCCGTTCGACGCCGTCCATGGCCCCGAGAACCAGGTCCCCGAAACGCTGCTGGAACAGACCGGCGGCCTGTCCGTCGAAGGGACTGTGACCGATTTCTCTCAGGGACCCCTCCGGCAGACCGGCTCCAGCTTCGATATCGCCCTGGTCGGGGATGGCTTCTTTCAGGTGACCGACGGGAACGCCACGTTCCTCACCCGCGACGGCCACCTGGCTCTCGATTCGCAGAACGCGCTCGTGATGGCGGATACCGGATACGCCGTTTTGAACGCCACCGGCGAGGCCTTCGCCATTCCGCCGAATTACTCCGGGCTGTCAATCGGACCGGAAGGAATCGTTTCGGCGGTCACCGCGGAGGGCGTCCGGGCGCCGCTCGGCCAGCTCGGTCTCGTCCAGCCCGCCGTCTCGACCGACCTCATCAAGGAAGGACGGAACCTGTATCGCTCGCTGGGCGACGTCGAACCGGCCCTCGATGCGCAGGTTCGCCAGCAGTTTCTCGAGGAGTCGGGCGTCAATCCGCTGGAAGAGACAGTGACGCTGATCGAGACCAATCGAGCGTTTGAAATGAACATGAACATGATCCAGATGCAGGACGACATGCTCATGCGCCTGTTGCAGAGCGCCACTCCCGCTTAA
- a CDS encoding tetratricopeptide repeat protein, producing the protein MAASAKAPTVAEQAAPRRVLGLSATSLRLGLGATAVVLVSGGVFWYQTRPKEPTPSERLRAALKHLDEGRSREAREIAKDLEQSQYRDPAFAAGVEYVLGMAAFQVAEADQNGPDRQDYVVAASYLKEAGLRALSEEYQPSWAYAYGRSLFQTNSPTAARPLLETAVRQRASQSTAAGEMLASIYLDPSVRTPELLEKALAFNTLARDAAVETADRSRLLRQHAEILLAQNHLTEAAAALAAIVRNPEDEPHEDVLQARILMADRRYAEATRLLEPVVSDERLYRATVRQATYLMGLIADQEALALLRAQGKTGTDDLVRIRDLRQRAITWLQRTLDRFDRTDEALAANVYLGDLLRQDGSHEKSLACYGAALRSAPAVSEFTNPWISLNDVRSRVLAAWESWLAQGRYNDAIALTEVMTPLFPQDQAYELAARAHERWADESEAGLAGQTETVKKVKLVELRMLRRLTGTAYARLAQLRRSAATYPDALWQSAEQYRRGQDFENSVKQLDLFLETSPTNLLATARVRRGEVLLDLDRLDESLKELQEVVAKFPTDPAVFGAEYLIGTARMERKELELADAAWRKVLGSDQLTPDAKEWQKSLLALARLQFERGALERREAESGAIAVDPAAVRARWTSASVRWAESIQLYEEYLVRYAQDATAPEARFYLARALQQHADWLQYQLELAETETARQRLAANIRSTRERSLLMQQQLQRHLQVERQLDHLDLRGLRLLDNTMLEVPQVLFALERYDEAIAAYNEAANSAPQSAQLLTAYVQMARCYSRLGKKVEARSLLEQARVILNQKQIPDASFQAPDTNLTPEEWGEFLDRALQTLL; encoded by the coding sequence ATGGCAGCCAGCGCCAAAGCACCGACCGTCGCAGAGCAGGCCGCACCGCGGCGCGTGCTCGGACTGTCGGCGACTTCGTTGCGGCTGGGACTCGGGGCGACCGCGGTCGTGCTGGTCAGCGGGGGGGTGTTCTGGTATCAGACCCGCCCCAAGGAACCGACTCCCTCCGAGCGCCTGCGAGCGGCGCTCAAGCATCTGGACGAAGGTCGCAGCCGCGAGGCCCGCGAAATCGCCAAGGACCTGGAGCAGTCTCAGTATCGCGATCCGGCCTTTGCCGCCGGGGTCGAGTACGTGCTGGGGATGGCGGCGTTTCAGGTGGCGGAAGCCGACCAGAACGGACCGGACCGCCAGGACTACGTCGTCGCCGCAAGCTACCTGAAGGAAGCCGGGCTGCGGGCGCTGAGCGAAGAGTACCAGCCGTCGTGGGCCTATGCCTACGGACGGAGCCTGTTTCAGACCAACTCACCGACTGCGGCGCGGCCGCTGCTGGAAACGGCCGTTCGCCAGCGGGCCAGTCAGAGCACCGCGGCGGGCGAGATGCTGGCGAGCATCTATCTCGACCCGAGCGTCAGGACCCCTGAGCTGCTGGAGAAGGCGCTGGCGTTCAACACGCTGGCGCGGGACGCCGCCGTCGAAACTGCGGATCGGTCGCGGCTGCTGAGGCAGCACGCCGAGATCCTGCTGGCCCAGAATCATCTGACGGAAGCCGCAGCAGCGCTGGCGGCCATCGTCCGGAATCCGGAAGATGAGCCGCACGAAGACGTCCTGCAGGCGCGGATTCTGATGGCCGATCGGCGCTACGCCGAGGCGACGCGGCTGCTGGAGCCTGTGGTCTCCGACGAGCGGCTGTATCGAGCGACGGTGCGGCAGGCGACTTATCTGATGGGGCTGATCGCCGATCAGGAAGCCCTCGCCCTGCTGCGGGCTCAGGGGAAAACCGGGACCGATGACCTGGTGCGGATTCGCGACTTGAGGCAGCGGGCGATTACCTGGTTGCAGCGAACGCTGGACCGGTTCGACCGGACGGACGAGGCCCTGGCGGCGAACGTGTATCTGGGCGATCTGCTGCGGCAGGACGGCAGCCACGAGAAGTCTCTGGCCTGTTATGGAGCGGCTTTGCGGTCCGCCCCCGCGGTGTCGGAATTTACGAATCCCTGGATCAGCCTGAACGACGTTCGATCGCGGGTCCTGGCGGCGTGGGAATCGTGGCTGGCCCAGGGACGCTACAACGATGCAATCGCCCTGACCGAAGTCATGACCCCGTTGTTCCCGCAGGATCAGGCTTATGAACTCGCCGCCCGGGCTCACGAACGCTGGGCGGATGAGAGCGAAGCCGGGCTCGCCGGGCAGACGGAGACCGTCAAGAAAGTCAAACTGGTCGAGTTGCGGATGCTGCGGCGCCTGACGGGAACGGCCTATGCCCGGCTGGCCCAGTTGCGGCGGAGCGCCGCAACCTATCCCGACGCGCTGTGGCAGAGCGCCGAGCAGTATCGACGAGGCCAGGACTTCGAGAACTCCGTCAAGCAGCTCGACCTGTTTCTGGAGACTTCCCCGACGAATCTGCTGGCGACGGCCCGCGTGCGGCGGGGAGAGGTCCTGCTGGACCTCGACCGCCTCGACGAATCCCTCAAGGAGCTGCAGGAAGTCGTCGCCAAGTTTCCGACCGACCCCGCGGTGTTCGGCGCCGAGTATCTGATCGGCACGGCCCGGATGGAGCGCAAAGAGCTGGAGCTGGCGGACGCGGCGTGGCGCAAAGTCCTCGGCTCCGACCAGTTGACCCCCGACGCCAAAGAGTGGCAGAAGTCGCTGCTGGCGCTGGCCCGGCTGCAGTTCGAGCGCGGCGCCCTGGAGCGGCGCGAAGCCGAAAGCGGCGCCATTGCCGTCGATCCGGCGGCCGTGCGGGCCCGCTGGACGAGCGCCTCCGTGCGGTGGGCGGAATCGATCCAGCTCTACGAAGAATATCTGGTTCGCTATGCTCAGGACGCGACCGCCCCTGAAGCCCGGTTCTACCTGGCCCGGGCCCTGCAGCAGCACGCGGACTGGCTGCAGTATCAGCTCGAACTGGCCGAGACGGAAACCGCGCGGCAGCGGCTGGCGGCGAACATCCGGTCGACGCGGGAGCGGTCGCTGCTGATGCAGCAGCAACTGCAGCGACATCTGCAGGTCGAACGACAGCTCGACCACCTCGACCTGCGCGGACTGCGGCTGCTCGACAATACGATGCTGGAAGTTCCGCAGGTGCTGTTCGCGCTGGAGCGCTACGACGAGGCGATCGCCGCCTACAACGAAGCGGCCAACAGCGCCCCGCAGAGCGCCCAGTTGCTGACGGCTTACGTGCAGATGGCCCGCTGCTATTCGCGACTCGGCAAGAAGGTCGAGGCGCGGAGCCTGCTGGAGCAGGCGCGAGTCATTCTGAACCAGAAACAGATTCCCGATGCGTCCTTCCAGGCGCCGGACACGAACCTCACCCCCGAAGAATGGGGCGAGTTTCTGGACCGGGCGCTGCAGACGCTGCTCTGA
- the flgN gene encoding flagellar export chaperone FlgN, giving the protein MSSGTDLPDYLAAFRERRALCAALLELSLAQSDCIRRDDYTELLALLHQKQTLLDDVARAAREQELAWSSWSDRRDRLRAAERTECEQQLAQIEDLLARLLREEQAGTHLLNQRHDATQRELASVNRGMRVREAYEGSPLNGGTRHFSIDT; this is encoded by the coding sequence GTGTCGTCCGGAACCGATCTGCCCGACTACCTCGCCGCTTTTCGAGAGCGTCGCGCCCTGTGCGCGGCGCTGCTCGAACTGTCGCTGGCGCAGTCGGACTGCATCCGTCGGGACGACTACACGGAACTGCTCGCTCTGCTGCACCAGAAACAGACTCTGCTCGACGACGTGGCGCGGGCCGCCCGCGAGCAGGAACTGGCCTGGAGCTCGTGGTCCGATCGGCGGGATCGGCTGCGGGCGGCGGAACGGACGGAGTGCGAGCAGCAGCTCGCGCAGATCGAGGACCTGCTGGCCCGGCTCCTGCGGGAGGAGCAGGCCGGCACGCATCTCCTGAACCAGCGACACGACGCCACGCAGCGGGAGCTGGCGTCGGTCAATCGGGGCATGCGGGTGCGCGAAGCCTACGAGGGTTCGCCCCTCAACGGCGGAACGCGGCATTTCAGTATCGATACGTAG